A genomic region of Ignavibacteria bacterium contains the following coding sequences:
- a CDS encoding sulfide/dihydroorotate dehydrogenase-like FAD/NAD-binding protein, with the protein MYLITHKEKLSQTITKYVVKAPFIAPKRKAGNFVILRVEEHGERIPITIVDSDAKEGTITLIVQAIGKTTKLLATKNVGDYILDVVGPLGNPTPIENHGAVVCIGGGVGTAEMLPIAKALKKAGNSIYTIIGARSKELIILENEMKEISDKTFITTDDGSYGRKGVVTDQLKDLLDAPLGISAVYAIGPLPMMKFVSLLTKQYDVQTLVSLNAIMVDGTGMCGGCRVTIGGEMKFACVDGPEFDGHQVDFDEMLMRSRSYLAMEKISDELFTHQCQLEK; encoded by the coding sequence ATGTATTTAATCACTCACAAAGAAAAACTTTCACAGACAATTACGAAGTATGTCGTGAAAGCGCCATTTATTGCTCCCAAACGAAAAGCCGGCAACTTCGTTATTCTTCGCGTGGAAGAACACGGCGAACGAATTCCTATCACGATTGTTGACAGCGATGCGAAGGAAGGAACGATAACGCTGATTGTTCAGGCAATTGGAAAAACCACAAAACTTCTTGCAACAAAAAACGTTGGCGATTATATTCTTGACGTTGTAGGTCCTCTGGGAAATCCGACGCCGATTGAAAACCACGGGGCGGTTGTTTGCATTGGCGGTGGCGTTGGAACTGCAGAAATGTTACCCATTGCGAAAGCGTTGAAAAAAGCGGGCAACTCAATTTATACGATTATCGGCGCACGTTCAAAAGAATTGATTATTCTTGAAAACGAAATGAAAGAAATTTCCGATAAAACGTTTATTACTACCGATGACGGTTCTTACGGAAGAAAAGGAGTTGTTACTGACCAACTGAAAGATTTGCTCGATGCTCCTCTTGGAATTTCCGCCGTGTATGCAATTGGTCCGCTTCCGATGATGAAATTCGTTTCGCTGCTTACGAAACAATACGATGTTCAAACGCTCGTAAGTTTAAATGCAATAATGGTGGATGGAACGGGAATGTGCGGTGGTTGCCGTGTTACCATCGGTGGCGAAATGAAATTTGCATGCGTAGATGGACCGGAATTTGATGGACATCAAGTGGATTTTGATGAAATGCTTATGCGAAGTCGTTCATATCTCGCTATGGAAAAAATATCCGACGAATTATTTACACATCAATGCCAATTAGAGAAATAA
- the nifJ gene encoding pyruvate:ferredoxin (flavodoxin) oxidoreductase, giving the protein MSENSSCRSPVTIDGNEAAAYVAHKLSEVIAIYPITPSSNMGEWADEWSSQGRKNLWGTIPHVIEMQSEGGAAGAVHGALQTGALSTTFTAAQGLLLMIPNMYKIAGELTPTVFHIAARTVATHALSIFGDHSDVMAARQTGWAMLASNSVQEVMDLALIAHASTLETRIPFLHFFDGFRTSHEVNKIEQLCDDDFHAIIKEEKIQEHRLRALSPEHPVLRGSAQNPDVFFQARETVNSFYHACPEIVQNVMNTFGTIIGRTYQLFDYVGSPNAERIIVVMGSGAETVEETVKYLCERGERVGVIKVRLYRPFSIAHFINALPKTVKTIAVLDRTKEPGASGEPLYLDVINAVMEYIDSFEKIPTIIGGRYGLSSKEFTPAMVRGIFDEMMKPKPKNHFTIGINDDVTFTSLEYDTAFNIESSEVVRAIFYGLGADGTVSANKNSIKIIGEDTENFAQGYFVYDSKKSGSTTISHLRFGPKPIRAPYLIEKANFIACHQWFFLEKFDVLQYANEGSVFLLNSIYSKEEVWNKLPKHIQKELIEKKLKFFVIDAYNVAQETGMGGRINTIMQTCFFAISGVLSREDAIAAIKNSIKKTYGKKGEDIIVKNFEAVDKTLANLFEVTVPDNITSTMEMPPVVSLRAPKFVQDVTARIIAGFGDSLSVRSMPNDGTFPVATAQWEKRNIALEIPVWEKEICIQCNKCAIVCPHAAIRIKIYDEKELANAPKPYLFTDYKGTEFKGLKYTVQVAPEDCTGCGLCVDICPAKSKSEVKTKAINMKPQEPIREIERTNYEFFLSIPEIDRRLVHFDTVKGSQFLQPLFEYSGACAGCGETPYVKLITQLFGERTIIANATGCSSIYGGNLPTSPWTTNADGRGPAWSNSLFEDNAEFGLGMRLSIDKQTEIARELVAKLSSEIGEQLAQQILDATQHDESEIYEQRQRIKILKEKLPSLKTSDATFLFNVAEHLVKRSVWIVGGDGWAYDIGYGGLDHVLASGKNVNIIVLDTEVYSNTGGQMSKATPRSAVAKFAAVGKPTAKKDLALLAMMYENVYVAKIAMGANDTHTVKAIIEAEAYDGPSLIIAYSHCIAHGINMTKGMQNQKVAVDTGYWQLFRYNPLLKKEKKNPFKLDSKPPKLPLKEFTSLETRFKMLAMSHPARAKQLAALAEEDIAMRWKMYELLASEDETSKEKK; this is encoded by the coding sequence ATGTCTGAAAACAGTTCATGTCGTTCCCCCGTTACTATTGATGGCAATGAAGCCGCCGCATACGTTGCTCATAAATTAAGTGAAGTGATAGCAATTTATCCCATCACTCCGTCATCGAATATGGGTGAGTGGGCGGATGAATGGTCATCGCAAGGAAGAAAAAATTTGTGGGGAACAATTCCACACGTTATCGAAATGCAAAGCGAAGGCGGCGCTGCGGGTGCAGTTCATGGAGCATTACAAACCGGCGCGCTTTCTACAACGTTCACCGCGGCGCAAGGATTGTTACTGATGATTCCGAATATGTATAAAATTGCGGGTGAACTTACTCCAACAGTATTTCACATCGCCGCGCGAACCGTAGCAACACATGCACTTTCAATTTTCGGAGACCACAGCGACGTAATGGCAGCGCGACAAACCGGATGGGCAATGCTTGCTTCCAATTCTGTTCAAGAAGTAATGGATCTCGCACTGATTGCGCACGCATCAACACTAGAAACCCGCATTCCGTTTTTACATTTTTTTGATGGATTTCGAACATCGCACGAAGTGAATAAAATTGAACAACTCTGCGATGATGATTTTCATGCAATCATCAAAGAAGAAAAAATTCAGGAACACCGTCTACGAGCATTGTCTCCCGAACATCCGGTGCTTCGCGGCTCTGCGCAAAATCCTGATGTATTTTTTCAGGCGCGCGAAACAGTGAATTCTTTTTACCATGCCTGTCCCGAAATTGTTCAAAACGTGATGAACACATTCGGAACAATTATTGGAAGAACATATCAACTCTTCGATTATGTTGGCTCTCCGAATGCTGAAAGAATAATCGTCGTAATGGGTTCCGGCGCAGAAACAGTTGAAGAAACGGTGAAGTATTTATGTGAACGCGGAGAACGAGTTGGCGTAATCAAAGTTCGTTTGTATCGTCCGTTTTCCATTGCGCATTTCATCAACGCACTTCCGAAAACAGTAAAAACAATTGCAGTGCTTGATAGAACAAAAGAACCGGGAGCAAGCGGCGAACCGTTGTATCTTGATGTTATCAATGCAGTGATGGAATACATTGATTCATTTGAAAAAATTCCGACTATCATTGGAGGACGCTACGGACTTTCTTCCAAGGAATTTACACCGGCAATGGTAAGAGGAATTTTTGATGAAATGATGAAACCAAAACCGAAAAATCATTTCACGATTGGAATCAACGATGATGTTACATTTACGAGTCTTGAATACGACACTGCATTTAATATAGAAAGCAGCGAAGTTGTACGCGCAATATTTTACGGACTTGGCGCTGATGGAACAGTAAGCGCGAATAAGAATTCCATAAAAATTATCGGTGAAGACACGGAAAATTTTGCGCAAGGATATTTTGTCTATGATTCGAAAAAATCCGGTTCGACAACAATTTCGCATTTGCGTTTTGGTCCCAAACCGATTCGCGCGCCGTATTTGATTGAGAAAGCCAATTTCATCGCGTGCCATCAATGGTTCTTTCTCGAAAAATTCGATGTGTTGCAATATGCAAATGAAGGAAGCGTTTTTCTTTTAAACAGTATTTATTCCAAAGAAGAAGTATGGAACAAACTTCCGAAACATATTCAGAAAGAACTGATTGAAAAGAAGTTGAAGTTTTTCGTTATTGATGCGTACAACGTTGCACAAGAAACGGGAATGGGAGGTCGCATCAATACTATTATGCAAACGTGTTTCTTCGCTATCAGCGGTGTACTTTCGCGCGAAGATGCGATTGCAGCAATTAAGAATTCGATAAAAAAAACCTACGGGAAAAAAGGCGAAGACATCATTGTAAAGAATTTTGAAGCCGTTGATAAAACGCTTGCAAATTTATTTGAAGTAACCGTACCCGATAACATCACCAGCACGATGGAAATGCCGCCCGTAGTATCATTGCGCGCTCCGAAATTTGTTCAAGACGTAACTGCGCGCATCATTGCGGGTTTTGGCGATTCGCTTTCTGTACGTTCGATGCCAAATGATGGAACGTTTCCTGTTGCGACAGCGCAATGGGAAAAACGTAATATTGCTCTTGAAATTCCTGTTTGGGAAAAAGAAATTTGCATCCAATGCAACAAATGCGCCATCGTTTGTCCGCACGCAGCAATTCGTATAAAAATCTATGATGAAAAAGAATTGGCAAACGCGCCGAAACCATATTTATTTACTGATTATAAAGGAACGGAATTCAAAGGATTGAAATACACAGTACAAGTTGCACCCGAAGATTGCACCGGTTGCGGGCTATGTGTTGATATTTGTCCAGCAAAGAGCAAATCGGAAGTTAAAACAAAAGCCATCAATATGAAACCTCAAGAACCTATTCGCGAAATCGAACGGACGAACTACGAGTTCTTTTTAAGCATTCCGGAAATAGACAGAAGACTTGTGCATTTTGATACGGTAAAAGGTTCTCAATTTTTGCAACCGTTGTTTGAATATTCTGGCGCGTGCGCAGGATGCGGAGAAACTCCGTACGTAAAACTTATTACGCAACTTTTCGGCGAGCGAACAATTATTGCCAATGCAACCGGATGTTCTTCCATTTATGGAGGAAATTTACCGACATCGCCGTGGACTACCAACGCTGACGGGCGCGGTCCTGCGTGGTCAAATTCATTATTCGAAGATAATGCGGAGTTTGGTTTGGGAATGCGTCTTTCGATTGATAAACAAACAGAAATCGCACGCGAACTGGTTGCAAAATTATCTTCAGAAATTGGGGAACAATTAGCGCAACAAATTCTTGATGCAACGCAACATGATGAATCGGAAATTTATGAACAGCGACAACGGATAAAAATTCTTAAAGAAAAATTACCATCGCTTAAAACTTCCGATGCAACGTTTCTTTTCAATGTTGCCGAGCATCTTGTGAAACGAAGCGTATGGATTGTTGGCGGAGACGGATGGGCGTATGATATTGGCTATGGAGGACTTGACCACGTGCTTGCATCAGGAAAAAATGTGAATATCATCGTGCTGGATACAGAAGTGTATTCCAACACCGGCGGGCAAATGTCGAAAGCGACGCCGCGTTCTGCCGTTGCGAAATTTGCCGCTGTCGGAAAACCAACGGCGAAAAAAGATCTTGCATTGCTTGCGATGATGTACGAAAATGTTTACGTTGCAAAAATTGCAATGGGAGCAAATGATACCCATACAGTAAAAGCAATCATAGAAGCGGAGGCATACGATGGACCTTCGCTCATCATTGCGTATTCGCATTGCATTGCGCACGGAATCAATATGACGAAGGGCATGCAAAATCAAAAAGTTGCGGTGGATACAGGATACTGGCAGTTATTTCGATATAATCCATTGTTGAAAAAAGAAAAAAAGAATCCATTCAAACTCGATTCGAAACCGCCGAAACTTCCATTGAAAGAATTTACATCGCTCGAGACGCGATTTAAAATGCTCGCGATGAGTCATCCCGCGCGTGCAAAACAACTTGCAGCACTTGCAGAAGAAGATATTGCAATGCGCTGGAAAATGTATGAATTACTCGCAAGCGAAGACGAAACAAGTAAAGAAAAAAAATAA
- a CDS encoding NUDIX hydrolase: MLTPWKKLRQTFELKNHWWTYRKDDVVLPNGNSGEYHYVHTNGSAMIIPILNDGKFLLVNQFRYVMNKESLEFPCGSVKEQFSFEATAKCELAEETHYAAKEILCIGEFNPYNGVTDELCRVFLAKHLFPAIVPHDESEEFEIVCLSKDEINEKIFQGIIWDGMTIAAWTIAKQFVQ, encoded by the coding sequence ATGCTTACTCCCTGGAAAAAACTCCGACAAACGTTTGAATTAAAAAATCATTGGTGGACGTACAGAAAAGATGATGTCGTTCTTCCCAACGGAAATTCTGGCGAATATCATTACGTTCATACGAACGGTTCTGCAATGATTATTCCTATCTTGAACGACGGAAAATTTCTCCTCGTGAATCAGTTCCGTTATGTAATGAACAAAGAAAGTTTAGAATTTCCCTGCGGAAGCGTGAAAGAACAATTTTCGTTCGAAGCAACAGCGAAATGTGAACTCGCCGAAGAAACACACTACGCCGCCAAAGAAATTCTTTGCATCGGCGAATTCAATCCTTACAACGGCGTTACCGATGAACTGTGTAGAGTATTTCTTGCAAAACATTTGTTTCCCGCAATCGTTCCGCACGATGAATCGGAAGAGTTTGAAATTGTCTGTCTATCGAAGGATGAAATTAATGAAAAAATTTTTCAAGGAATTATTTGGGATGGAATGACGATTGCCGCGTGGACCATTGCGAAGCAGTTTGTTCAGTAG
- the gltA gene encoding NADPH-dependent glutamate synthase — protein sequence MKIARQHSIEQEASERKKNFLEVSFGLNEERAFIEAKRCLECKNPICTEGCPVGIDIRSFVQLILQKDYLGAVQKIRETNYLPAICGRVCPQETQCEQVCTMGKKHEPVAIGKLERFVADFELANNLFCPPTISERRDEKVAIVGSGPAGLTCAAELGKLGYQVTIFEALHGIGGVLRYGIPEFRLPKKILDIEAERIQALGVKIYTNFLVGRTATIDELFDEWKFNAIFLGTGAGTPSFMGIPGESLSGVYSANEFLTRINLMKAYSFPEYDTPIRIGQQIAVIGGGNTAMDAVRTAKRLGAERAYLIYRRSREEMPAREEEIHHAEEEGIEFLLLTNPTKILGDKNNWVCGIECLKMELGDSDDSGRRKPVAIKDSEFVIPVQTVIEAVGQKPNPIIQQTTSGLNVGKRGTVVVNDVQQTSREGIFAGGDLTRGGATVILAMGDGKIAAKEIHKYLQAKSKKLEEQFTATTIAEPVLA from the coding sequence ATGAAAATTGCTCGACAACATTCTATCGAACAGGAAGCAAGCGAACGAAAGAAAAATTTTCTCGAAGTTTCTTTCGGTTTAAATGAAGAACGCGCTTTCATTGAAGCGAAGCGATGTTTGGAATGTAAAAATCCTATTTGTACGGAAGGATGTCCCGTAGGAATTGATATCCGCAGTTTTGTTCAACTAATTTTGCAGAAAGATTATCTTGGCGCAGTTCAAAAAATTCGCGAAACAAATTACCTTCCCGCAATTTGCGGTCGCGTGTGTCCGCAAGAAACACAATGCGAACAGGTTTGCACAATGGGAAAAAAGCACGAGCCGGTTGCTATCGGGAAATTAGAACGCTTTGTTGCCGATTTTGAACTTGCCAATAATCTTTTTTGTCCGCCAACAATCAGTGAACGCAGGGACGAAAAGGTTGCAATCGTTGGTTCAGGTCCTGCGGGACTTACCTGCGCCGCTGAATTAGGAAAACTTGGTTATCAGGTTACTATCTTTGAGGCGTTGCACGGAATCGGCGGTGTTCTTCGTTATGGAATTCCGGAATTTCGTCTACCTAAAAAAATACTTGATATCGAAGCAGAACGTATTCAAGCGCTTGGAGTAAAAATTTATACGAACTTTCTCGTCGGAAGAACTGCAACGATTGATGAATTATTTGACGAATGGAAATTCAATGCCATTTTTTTGGGAACAGGAGCAGGAACGCCTTCGTTTATGGGAATTCCCGGTGAAAGTTTGAGCGGTGTGTATTCTGCGAATGAATTTCTTACACGTATCAATTTAATGAAAGCGTACAGTTTTCCCGAATACGATACACCGATTCGAATTGGTCAACAAATTGCAGTGATTGGGGGAGGAAATACGGCAATGGATGCAGTGCGCACAGCAAAACGATTGGGAGCAGAACGAGCGTATCTTATCTATCGTCGTTCACGAGAAGAAATGCCTGCGCGCGAAGAAGAAATTCATCATGCGGAAGAAGAAGGAATAGAATTTTTACTGCTTACGAATCCTACAAAAATTCTTGGCGACAAAAATAATTGGGTGTGCGGAATCGAATGTTTGAAAATGGAACTCGGCGACTCCGATGATTCGGGAAGAAGAAAACCGGTTGCAATCAAAGATTCCGAATTTGTTATTCCCGTGCAAACAGTGATTGAAGCAGTCGGACAAAAACCGAATCCGATAATTCAGCAAACAACTTCGGGATTGAATGTCGGGAAACGGGGAACCGTTGTTGTGAACGATGTTCAACAAACAAGCCGCGAAGGAATTTTTGCTGGCGGAGATTTAACACGCGGCGGGGCAACGGTTATTCTTGCGATGGGTGATGGGAAAATTGCAGCCAAAGAAATACACAAATATCTGCAAGCGAAAAGTAAAAAACTCGAAGAGCAATTTACCGCGACAACAATTGCAGAGCCGGTTCTTGCATAA
- a CDS encoding KamA family radical SAM protein: MELWQELLRKSVDSGKDLVNRFGFDEKISNQLNKLFHIRINPYYLSLIRYPGDPIWLQCIPDERELLDDGLLEDPLNEDRDSPVQSITHRYPDRVLFLVTSQCSMYCRFCTRKRKVGDSSKINMKFLQDGIDYIKAHTEIRDVILSGGDPLMLTDYMLEKVLKALREIPHVEIIRLGTKMPCVLPQRITKKLCNTIKKYHPIYVNTHFNHPWECTPEAKLACGMLSDAGCPVGNQAVLMKGVNDNPDVMLELMRKLLAMRVRPYYIYQADVTKGTNYFRTPVRVGLEIMDKLRGHTSGLAIPYFVIDAPGGGGKIPMLPQYVVGKNGNDFILRNYKYDIYSYPDVVEDKIPAPQETEAKFFRKKSRVVPRETEKVMEV; encoded by the coding sequence ATTTGGTTTCGATGAAAAAATTTCAAACCAACTCAATAAACTTTTTCACATTCGCATCAATCCGTATTATCTCTCGCTCATTCGTTATCCCGGCGACCCGATTTGGTTGCAATGCATTCCCGATGAACGCGAATTGCTTGACGACGGATTACTTGAAGATCCACTGAACGAAGACCGCGATTCTCCCGTGCAAAGCATCACGCATCGTTATCCCGATAGAGTGTTGTTTTTGGTAACGAGTCAATGCTCAATGTATTGTCGTTTTTGCACACGCAAAAGAAAAGTCGGCGACTCTTCGAAAATCAATATGAAGTTTTTGCAAGATGGCATTGATTACATCAAAGCGCATACGGAAATTCGCGACGTGATACTTTCCGGCGGCGACCCGTTAATGCTTACAGATTATATGTTGGAAAAAGTCTTAAAAGCATTACGCGAAATTCCTCACGTGGAAATAATTCGTCTCGGTACAAAAATGCCGTGTGTCCTCCCGCAACGCATTACTAAAAAATTGTGCAACACAATAAAAAAATATCATCCGATTTATGTGAACACGCATTTCAATCATCCGTGGGAATGTACGCCCGAAGCAAAACTCGCGTGCGGAATGCTTTCTGATGCCGGATGTCCCGTTGGCAATCAAGCAGTGTTGATGAAAGGCGTGAACGATAATCCCGATGTTATGTTGGAGTTGATGAGAAAACTTCTTGCGATGCGTGTGCGTCCGTATTACATTTACCAAGCCGATGTAACGAAAGGAACAAATTATTTTCGCACGCCCGTTCGCGTCGGTTTGGAAATTATGGACAAACTGCGCGGACATACTTCAGGACTTGCAATTCCGTACTTCGTGATTGATGCGCCGGGAGGCGGCGGAAAAATTCCAATGCTTCCGCAATATGTTGTCGGGAAAAATGGAAATGATTTTATTCTTCGCAATTACAAATACGATATCTATTCATATCCCGATGTTGTTGAAGATAAAATTCCCGCGCCGCAAGAAACCGAAGCGAAATTCTTTCGGAAAAAATCCCGCGTTGTTCCCAGAGAAACTGAGAAAGTTATGGAAGTGTAA
- a CDS encoding dihydroorotate dehydrogenase-like protein, which translates to MDLSTTYLGLQLKNPIVPSAGPFSHTLDSMKRLEDSGAAAIVMYSLFEEQISHEMAELEHYLSYGTESFAESLTYFPMSREYNLGPDEYIELIFKAKQSLHIPVIGSLNGITVGGWISYAKKMQEAGADAIELNVYYIPTDPFLPSEEVENRYFEVLNAVKSSVSIPVAMKLSPFFSSFAHFVQRLDNAGVDGLILFNRFYQPDIDIETLEIMPNLILSTPHARRLPMRWIAILYGRVKAYLAATSGIHTSEDVLKLLMVGADVTMMCSALLKNGPERIQEVLNDVERWMMEHEYVSIQQMKGSMSQKSIADPAAFERANYMKALNQYQLLR; encoded by the coding sequence ATGGATTTATCAACTACGTATCTCGGACTTCAACTTAAAAATCCCATTGTTCCATCCGCAGGACCGTTTTCGCATACGCTCGATAGTATGAAACGACTTGAAGATAGCGGTGCGGCGGCAATTGTTATGTACTCTCTTTTTGAAGAACAAATATCGCACGAAATGGCGGAACTAGAGCATTATCTTTCGTACGGAACGGAGAGTTTTGCCGAATCGCTCACATATTTTCCGATGTCGCGCGAATACAATCTTGGTCCCGATGAGTACATCGAACTTATATTCAAAGCAAAACAATCGTTGCATATTCCCGTAATCGGAAGTTTGAACGGTATTACCGTTGGCGGATGGATTTCGTACGCCAAGAAAATGCAGGAAGCAGGAGCGGATGCGATTGAACTCAATGTATATTATATTCCCACCGACCCCTTTCTTCCGAGTGAAGAAGTTGAAAATCGGTACTTTGAAGTTCTGAACGCAGTAAAAAGTTCTGTTTCGATTCCGGTAGCAATGAAATTAAGTCCGTTCTTTTCTTCGTTTGCACATTTTGTTCAACGCTTGGATAACGCAGGCGTTGATGGTTTGATTTTGTTCAATCGTTTTTATCAGCCAGATATTGATATTGAAACATTAGAAATTATGCCGAATCTTATTCTCAGTACTCCTCACGCGCGACGATTACCGATGCGATGGATTGCCATTCTTTACGGAAGAGTGAAAGCATATCTTGCTGCCACCAGTGGAATTCATACTTCGGAGGATGTGCTGAAATTACTTATGGTGGGCGCAGATGTTACGATGATGTGTTCTGCGTTACTCAAAAACGGCCCAGAACGAATTCAAGAAGTGTTGAACGATGTGGAACGGTGGATGATGGAACACGAATATGTTTCCATTCAACAAATGAAAGGAAGTATGAGTCAAAAATCTATTGCGGACCCTGCTGCTTTTGAGCGAGCAAATTATATGAAAGCATTGAATCAATATCAATTACTGCGATAA
- a CDS encoding DUF1343 domain-containing protein, translating into MALFFSRSRFVLRFFSLLTVFCMLCLTRSIPLSAQIKIGAEVFFQKNFSLVEGKRVGVVCNSSSIVQSHAQGKRNFVDVCIEKNINITAIFSPEHGFRGNISAGETIENQMDSATGIPIFSLYGKTLHPTNEMLNKIDILIFDVQDVGARYFTYVSTMANCMEAAAKQNVPFIILDRPNPIGGNAVEGFLLEKQLQSFVGKFPVPNRHGLTLGEFAKMIVGEQWIMNSEHLDLKIIPCENYEREMFWSDTKLQWISPSPNIVSLSTALVYAGTCLLEGTNMSEGRGTEFPFQTIGAPWIESKQLLKEISSEQLNGIQFSVTEFTPLPNTQRAISPKFAYQLCNGIFLEVTDEKKFEPLATAITLLVAVQKLFSDSLRFNEKQFDRLAGTGKLREAILSHKSAKEISAMWKIDANAFGEMRKKYLLYE; encoded by the coding sequence ATGGCATTATTTTTTAGTCGTTCAAGATTTGTGCTTCGTTTCTTTTCTCTACTTACCGTTTTCTGTATGCTGTGTTTAACTCGCAGCATTCCCCTTTCTGCACAAATCAAAATCGGTGCTGAAGTTTTTTTCCAAAAAAATTTTTCCCTTGTTGAAGGAAAGCGCGTTGGCGTTGTCTGCAATTCGTCATCCATCGTTCAATCGCATGCACAGGGAAAAAGAAATTTCGTAGATGTATGTATAGAAAAAAACATCAACATCACAGCGATATTTTCTCCCGAACATGGATTTCGTGGAAATATTTCTGCTGGAGAAACAATTGAAAATCAAATGGATAGCGCAACCGGCATTCCGATTTTTTCTCTGTATGGAAAAACGTTGCATCCAACAAATGAAATGCTGAACAAGATTGATATACTCATTTTCGATGTACAAGATGTCGGCGCGCGATATTTTACATACGTTTCGACTATGGCAAATTGTATGGAAGCCGCCGCAAAGCAAAACGTTCCGTTCATCATTCTTGACAGACCTAATCCCATTGGAGGAAATGCTGTTGAAGGATTTTTGCTTGAAAAACAATTACAATCGTTTGTAGGAAAATTTCCCGTTCCCAATCGTCACGGATTAACGTTAGGAGAATTTGCAAAAATGATTGTCGGCGAGCAGTGGATTATGAACAGCGAGCATTTGGATTTGAAAATAATTCCTTGTGAAAACTATGAGCGCGAAATGTTTTGGAGCGATACAAAACTTCAGTGGATTTCTCCTTCGCCGAATATTGTATCTCTATCTACTGCTCTCGTGTATGCGGGAACGTGTTTGTTGGAAGGAACAAATATGTCCGAAGGAAGGGGAACAGAATTTCCGTTTCAAACTATCGGCGCACCGTGGATAGAAAGCAAACAATTGCTGAAAGAAATTTCGAGCGAACAATTGAACGGAATACAATTTTCTGTGACAGAATTTACACCGTTGCCGAATACGCAGCGCGCAATTTCTCCGAAGTTTGCGTATCAACTATGCAACGGAATTTTTCTTGAAGTTACAGACGAAAAAAAATTTGAACCGCTTGCAACGGCAATTACTCTCCTTGTTGCAGTTCAAAAACTATTCTCCGATTCACTTCGCTTCAACGAAAAACAATTCGACAGATTGGCGGGAACGGGAAAACTTCGCGAGGCAATTCTTTCACACAAAAGCGCGAAAGAAATTTCTGCAATGTGGAAAATTGATGCGAATGCGTTTGGAGAAATGCGAAAGAAATATTTGTTGTACGAATAA